From the genome of Triticum aestivum cultivar Chinese Spring chromosome 3B, IWGSC CS RefSeq v2.1, whole genome shotgun sequence, one region includes:
- the LOC123064938 gene encoding uncharacterized protein — MGGKRKDTVDGKTPLLKGRPGRKSVPAPSPAAVDAPALAASGVKVLAGGAVAVAGAEGEVVKLLDSDVPKTVLRCDECHGPLKPPVYQCSRMHPVACGDCGGGGGGGGGECRPCAGLAASAVYVQNAYLDTLFGYTKVACPYRKHGCASSVAYRDAAVHAAACACAPCSCPECLLEGSPADLVRHLTEESGRHAWGARKITYGTAHQYVFDELDSEEICEELLVAEEDDGVFLLHIHRVELYHHVALACVRNKAAAGPVYSSSVAVEGPPAKGLVVKLETKVVASCPAPTELVYDDYEALSVLPRMLHERDESRELHVRVCVSKTQSISE; from the exons ATGGGTGGCAAGAGGAAGGACACGGTGGACGGCAAGACGCCGCTGTTGAAGGGCCGGCCGGGCCGCAAGTCGGTGCCGGCGCCCAGTCCAGCTGCTGTAgacgcgccggcgctggcggcgtCCGGCGTGAAGGTGCTAGCCGGCGGCGCTGTAGCGGTCGCGGGGGCGGAGGGAGAGGTGGTGAAGCTGCTGGACTCCGACGTGCCCAAGACGGTCCTCCGCTGCGACGAGTGCCATGGCCCTCTGAAGCCCCCCGTTTACCAG TGCTCACGTATGCATCCCGTCGCGTGCGgcgactgcggcggcggcggcggcggaggaggaggcgagtgcCGTCCTTGCGCAGGCTTGGCCGCGTCCGCCGTCTACGTCCAGAACGCCTACCTGGACACCCTGTTCGGCTACACGAAGGTGGCGTGCCCGTACAGAAAGCACGGCTGCGCGAGCTCGGTGGCCTACCGTGACGCTGCGGTGCACGCGGCCGCTTGCGCGTGCGCGCCCTGCTCGTGCCCGGAGTGCCTTCTCGAGGGCTCGCCGGCGGACCTCGTGCGCCACCTCACCGAGGAGTCTGGCCGGCACGCCTGGGGCGCCCGCAAGATCACCTACGGCACGGCCCACCAGTATGTCTTTGACGAGCTGGATTCGGAGGAGATTTGCGAGGAGCTCTTGGTCGCGGAGGAGGACGATGGCGTATTCCTCTTGCACATTCACCGTGTCGAACTCTACCACCACGTCGCCCTTGCGTGTGTCAGGAATAAAGCCGCCGCTGGGCCGGTGTACAGCTCCTCGGTCGCAGTGGAGGGCCCTCCGGCCAAGGGGCTCGTTGTGAAGCTGGAGACGAAGGTCGTGGCGAGCTGCCCGGCGCCCACTGAACTGGTATACGACGACTATGAGGCTCTCTCTGTGCTTCCCAGGATGCTGCATGAGCGAGACGAGAGCAGGGAGCTCCATGTGCGCGTCTGCGTCAGCAAGACCCAGAGCATCAGCGAGTGA
- the LOC123064937 gene encoding probable protein phosphatase 2C 1 isoform X1: protein MAASTASRLSPPCLHAAPHHPLRRSRFSPLRAAKLEAVLSIGTHVIPHPRKVETGGEDAFFVGGDGGGVFAIADGVSGWAEKNVNPALFSRELMANSSTFIKDEEVSQDPQILLMKAHAATSSIGSATVIVAMLEKTGTLKIASVGDCGLKVIRKGQVMFSTCPQEHYFDCPYQLSSEAIGQTSQDALVCTVNLMEGDMIVSGSDGFFDNIFDQEILAVIKESPGINEAAKALAELARKHSVDVTFDSPYSMEARSRGFDVPWWKKLLGAKLVGGKMDDITVIVAQVKTVVIPDDEGSGVELEKVGGEQLAAAGVASTEQNE from the exons ATGGCGGCTTCCACCGCGTCCCGCCTCTCGCCCCCTTGCCTCCACGCTGCTCCCCACCACCCGCTCCGCCGCTCGCGTTTCTCCCCTCTACGCGCCGCCAA GTTGGAAGCTGTGTTATCTATTGGAACTCATGTAATCCCACACCCGAGAAAG GTTGAGACCGGAGGAGAAGATGCTTTCTTTGTGGGCGGTGATGGTGGTGGAGTATTTGCCATTGCAGACGGCGTTTCAGG ATGGGCAGAAAAGAATGTCAACCCAGCTCTGTTTTCTCGAGAGCTTATGGCAAACAGCTCTACTTTTATCAAGGATGAGGAG GTCAGTCAGGATCCTCAAATTCTTCTGATGAAGGCTCATGCTGCAACTTCTTCCATCGGATCTGCTACAGT AATCGTCGCGATGCTTGAGAAGACTGGAACCCTGAAAATTGCGAGTGTGGGCGACTGTGGTTTGAAAGTTATTCGAAAAG GGCAAGTGATGTTCTCTACATGCCCGCAAGAACATTACTTTGATTGTCCATACCAGCTAAGCTCCGAGGCAATTGGTCAAACATCTCAAGATGCATTG GTTTGCACTGTAAATCTTATGGAGGGTGATATGATAGTCAGTGGCTCAGATGGATTCTTCGACAATATCTTTGATCAAGAGATCCTTGCTGTCATTAAAGAGTCTCCAGGGATAAACGAAGCTG CAAAAGCTTTGGCGGAGCTTGCAAGAAAACATTCAGTGGATGTAACATTCGATTCACCCTACTCGATGGAGGCCCGGAGTAGG GGTTTCGATGTTCCTTGGTGGAAGAAGCTACTTGGAGCTAAGCTCGTAG GCGGTAAGATGGATGACATTACGGTCATTGTCGCGCAAGTGAAGACGGTGGTGATCCCAGATGATGAG GGTAGTGGAGTTGAACTGGAGAAAGTGGGTGGTGAGCAACTCGCTGCTGCCGGAGTTGCATCCACCGAACAGAATGAATGA
- the LOC123064937 gene encoding probable protein phosphatase 2C 1 isoform X2 — protein sequence MANSSTFIKDEEVSQDPQILLMKAHAATSSIGSATVIVAMLEKTGTLKIASVGDCGLKVIRKGQVMFSTCPQEHYFDCPYQLSSEAIGQTSQDALVCTVNLMEGDMIVSGSDGFFDNIFDQEILAVIKESPGINEAAKALAELARKHSVDVTFDSPYSMEARSRGFDVPWWKKLLGAKLVGGKMDDITVIVAQVKTVVIPDDEGSGVELEKVGGEQLAAAGVASTEQNE from the exons ATGGCAAACAGCTCTACTTTTATCAAGGATGAGGAG GTCAGTCAGGATCCTCAAATTCTTCTGATGAAGGCTCATGCTGCAACTTCTTCCATCGGATCTGCTACAGT AATCGTCGCGATGCTTGAGAAGACTGGAACCCTGAAAATTGCGAGTGTGGGCGACTGTGGTTTGAAAGTTATTCGAAAAG GGCAAGTGATGTTCTCTACATGCCCGCAAGAACATTACTTTGATTGTCCATACCAGCTAAGCTCCGAGGCAATTGGTCAAACATCTCAAGATGCATTG GTTTGCACTGTAAATCTTATGGAGGGTGATATGATAGTCAGTGGCTCAGATGGATTCTTCGACAATATCTTTGATCAAGAGATCCTTGCTGTCATTAAAGAGTCTCCAGGGATAAACGAAGCTG CAAAAGCTTTGGCGGAGCTTGCAAGAAAACATTCAGTGGATGTAACATTCGATTCACCCTACTCGATGGAGGCCCGGAGTAGG GGTTTCGATGTTCCTTGGTGGAAGAAGCTACTTGGAGCTAAGCTCGTAG GCGGTAAGATGGATGACATTACGGTCATTGTCGCGCAAGTGAAGACGGTGGTGATCCCAGATGATGAG GGTAGTGGAGTTGAACTGGAGAAAGTGGGTGGTGAGCAACTCGCTGCTGCCGGAGTTGCATCCACCGAACAGAATGAATGA